A single window of Pyxicephalus adspersus chromosome 10, UCB_Pads_2.0, whole genome shotgun sequence DNA harbors:
- the LOC140339107 gene encoding oocyte zinc finger protein XlCOF7.1-like, whose translation MMTKSRGHMTEKILNLTLEIMYLLTGEDYIVVKTSGDHVTPRSPHCVSGGLNRSQSPNMEPPPPCRRLEKNDKRILEVLQKMMELLTGEVPIRCQDVTVYFSMEEWEYLEGHKDLYKDVMMEDHQTLTSPDDDNVEKTSEGCSISFSHYDTIDYYVPEDSPEENPMSPNIHAELYSDDGSPACPSPNESSSSDKFCPDGQNLHPELFSVAAKLEEPSPETINAPAPNFNPKPKSVKPLNSQKLSQMSFVSNGHYYKAHKAFRCPECGKYFPKKTDIVRHLRSHTGERPFSCPECKKSFTQSSHLTRHLRIHSGVKR comes from the exons ATGATGACCAAGTCGCGGGGTCACATGACTGAGAAGATACTTAACCTCACCCTGGAAATCATgtacctgctgaccggagag GATTACATAGTTGTGAAAACATCTGGTGATCATGTAACCCCCAGAAGTCCTCACTGTGTATCAGGAGGCCTAAACAGGAGCCAGAGCCCCAACATGGAACCTCCACCTCCCTGCCGAAGACTTGAGAAAAATGACAAGAGGATTCTAGAAGTCCTCCAGAAGATGATGGAGctcctgacgggagag gttcctataaggtgtcaggatgtcactgtctatttctccatggaggagtgggagtatttagaaggacacaaggacctctacaaggacgtcatgatggaggaccaccagaccctcacatcaccgg atgaTGATAATGTTGAAAAGACTTCTGAGGGATGTTCTATTTCTTTTTCGCACTATGACACTATTGATTATTATGTTCCTGAAGACTCTCCAGAAGAAAATCCCATGTCTCCAAATATTCATGCAGAACTTTATAGTGATGATGGATCTCCAGCTTGCCCAAGTCCAAATGAATCGTCTTCTTCTGATAAATTTTGTCCAGATGGCCAAAATCTCCATCCAGAACTTTTCAGTGTGGCAGCAAAACTTGAAGAACCCTCTCCAGAAACAATAAATGCCCCTGCACCGAATTTCAACCCAAAACCTAAATCAGTGAAACCTTTAAACTCTCAGAAATTGTCTCAAATGTCATTTGTGTCAAATGGCCATTATTACAAAGCCCATAAAGCATTTCGGTGCCCCGAATGCGGAAAATATTTTCCCAAGAAAACGGACATCGTTAGACACCTAAGAAGTCACACGGGTGAACGGCCGTTTTCCTGCCCAGAATGCAAGAAAAGTTTTACCCAGAGTTCCCATCTCACCCGCCATCTGAGAATCCACTCGGGAGTGAAACGATAG
- the LOC140339077 gene encoding gastrula zinc finger protein XlCGF48.2-like isoform X1: MLSNLPRMEEDRGHMTETILDLTLEIIYLLTGEKYAAVKMASIEGLLQGMYPAVSGEQSSLIKGSLPLSLTSKRCNDKKILEVTQKMIELLTGEDFRRESRCFQKGVMMKNFQNFPALADLSRRADASETSHAIKEDTKDDGVLDRGVNMKADNAMVSVKEESDSKEDGDFCTHGRLTKNKEGSSENKIIPDAEGRTCIKEESGNEDLGTEYIAFRIKEESFSEDEGHFSERNARTDLAGSQAYIRRAQEGIVKSPGDGNIGNSQSATSSQPPSPGGESKTFRCAECQKSFSKSTNLTVHQRIHSGEKPYTCSECGKSFNQKSVLISHQQTHTGLRPYTCSECGKSFTKRTNLTVHQRIHSGEKPYLCSECGKSFTQKSGLICHQRTHTGERPYSCPDCGKCFTSSSHLRLHQRGHSTHTSRETQC, from the exons ATGCTGAGCAATCTGCCAAGGATGGAAGAGGATCGGGGTCACATGACTGAGACTATATTAgacctcaccctggagatcatctacctgctgaccggagag AAATATGCAGCGGTGAAGATGGCATCCATCGAGGGCCTCCTACAAGGAATGTATCCAGCTGTGTCCGGGGAACAGAGCAGCCTCATCAAAGGATCTTTGCCCCTCTCCCTGACAAGTAAGAGATGCAATGACAAAAAGATTCTAGAGGTCACCCAAAAGATGATTGAGCTCCTAACGGGAGAG GATTTTAGAAGAGAATCCAGATGTTTTCAGAAAGGTGTCATGATGAAGAATTTCCAGAACTTTCCAGCACTAG CAGATTTGTCCAGAAGAGCTGATGCTTCAGAGACGTCGCATGCTATAAAGGAGGACACAAAAGATGATGGTGTTTTGGACAGAGGGGTTAATATGAAGGCGGACAATGCCATGGTCAGTGTTAAAGAGGAATCCGACTCCAAGGAAGATGGTGACTTTTGTACTCATGGAAGACTGACTAAGAATAAGGAGGGCTcatctgaaaacaaaattattccCGATGCAGAGGGACGCACTTGCATCAAGGAAGAATCAGGGAATGAAGACCTTGGGACAGAGTACATAGCATTTCGGATTAAAGAGGAATCATTTTCAGAAGACGAAGGACATTTCTCAGAACGAAACGCACGCACAGACTTAGCTGGATCTCAAGCTTATATTAGGAGAGCACAAGAAGGAATTGTAAAATCTCCTGGGGATGGAAACATAGGAAATTCTCAATCAGCCACCTCATCCCAGCCACCGTCACCAGGTGGCGAGTCAAAGACCTTCAGATGTGCCGAGTGCCAAAAAAGCTTTTCCAAAAGCACTAACCTGACCGTCCACCAGCGCATCCATTCCGGGGAGAAGCCATATACGTGCTCGGAGTGCGGCAAGTCCTTTAATCAGAAGTCGGTACTGATCAGCCACCAGCAGACTCACACAGGTTTACGGCCTTACACGTGTTCTGAGTGCGGGAAGAGTTTTACCAAGAGGACAAACCTGACAGTTCACCAGAGAATACATTCTGGAGAAAAGCCATATCTGTGTTCAGAGTGCGGAAAATCCTTCACCCAGAAGTCAGGGTTGATATGCCACCAGCGAACTCACACCGGGGAACGGCCTTATTCCTGTCCCGACTGTGGAAAGTGCTTTACCAGCAGCTCCCACCTCCGTTTACATCAGAGAGGACACTCCACCCACACTAGCCGAGAGACGCAAtgttag
- the LOC140339035 gene encoding uncharacterized protein isoform X1 produces the protein MGQQDPEVDSSASCDEKPFSGFKSYILEPNIQLGSASLQGGASRPMEEHEISVLYGDASEINTKVPRSSKPASQRRKRQPVHTSLKMYPCPECDKSFRVRSKLKRHLKVHTGEKPFSCKDCGKCFTERSTLKRHMRSHSKERPYSCPTCGKSFNRRSSLIIHLRIHMEQKPFVCLECGRGFNQKFDLKKHQIAHTGEKPFSCEECGKRFARKRSLVLHKQTHSGEKFGEKLGEKPYVCTACGACFSHRLLLVTHKTVHAGEKPYTCSECGDCFSRKSHLLNHQELHFGDKPFACSECGKNFSSDLRLQTHMRIHSAEHTYSCSECGKSFLHKSVLILHQVTHTGERPFSCSECGKCFPRRGELTVHQRRHLVEKPYSCSDCGKSFYLNTALVSHRRIHTGERPYHCSECGKSFTRRGSLTTHQRRHTGEKPYTCSECGKSFTQKTGLNTHKRTHTGERPYACSDCGKCFTRRPNLIRHQKAHCTENTPTNGNPC, from the coding sequence ATGGGCCAACAAGATCCAGAAGTTGATAGCTCGGCTTCATGTGACGAGAAACCATTTTCAGGctttaaaagttatattttagaaCCAAACATACAGCTGGGCTCTGCGTCCCTTCAAGGTGGAGCCAGCAGACCAATGGAAGAACATGAAATCTCTGTTTTGTATGGAGATGCAAGTGAAATAAATACCAAAGTGCCCCGTTCATCTAAACCAGCGTCGCAGAGGAGGAAACGCCAGCCCGTCCATACAAGTCTGAAAATGTACCCGTGCCCGGAGTGTGATAAGAGTTTTCGGGTTAGGTCAAAGCTTAAAAGACACCTAAAAGTTCACACCGGGGAAAAGCCATTTTCCTGCAAGGACTGTGGGAAGTGTTTTACAGAGAGGTCGACTCTTAAGAGACACATGCGCTCTCATTCCAAAGAGAGGCCGTACTCTTGTCCAACGTGTGGAAAAAGTTTCAACAGGAGAAGCAGTCTTATTATTCACCTCCGGATTCACATGGAGCAGAAGCCCTTTGTGTGCTTGGAATGTGGTAGGGGCTTTAACCAAAAGTTTGATCTCAAAAAGCACCAGATCGCTCACACGGGAGAGAAACCATTTTCCTGCGAGGAATGCGGCAAACGCTTTGCACGTAAGCGGTCGTTGGTCCTGCACAAGCAGACTCACAGCGGGGAGAAGTTCGGAGAAAAGCTCGGGGAGAAGCCCTATGTGTGCACTGCATGCGGAGCGTGCTTTTCTCATCGTCTGCTCCTCGTCACTCACAAAACAGTTCACGCTGGAGAGAAACCTTACACGTGCTCCGAGTGCGGTGACTGTTTTTCCCGGAAATCGCACCTCCTCAATCACCAAGAACTTCATTTTGGGGACAAGCCCTTTGCCTGCTCTGAGTGCGGAAAGAATTTCTCCAGTGACCTGCGTCTTCAGACTCACATGAGAATCCATTCCGCTGAGCACACCTAttcctgttcagaatgtggcaaATCCTTTCTTCACAAATCTGTGCTGATCTTACACCAGGTGACTCATACCGGAGAACGGCCCTTTTCATGCTCCGAGTGCGGGAAGTGTTTTCCTCGTAGGGGAGAACTGACTGTTCACCAGAGAAGACATCTGGTAGAAAAGCCATATTCGTGTTCGGATTGTGGAAAATCCTTTTATTTGAACACAGCACTGGTCAGCCACAGACGGATCCACACGGGGGAACGACCTTATCATTGCTccgagtgtgggaaaagttttaccAGACGCGGATCACTGACTACTCACCAGAGGAGACACACGGGCGAAAAGCCATATACGTGTTCGGAGTGTGGGAAATCCTTTACACAGAAGACGGGACTGAACACCCACAAACGAACACACACTGGTGAAAGGCCTTATGCTTGTTCAGATTGTGGGAAGTGCTTCACACGCCGTCCTAACCTTATTCGTCATCAGAAGGCCCACTGCACAGAGAATACACCAACTAATGGGAATCCCTGCTGA
- the LOC140339035 gene encoding gastrula zinc finger protein XlCGF66.1-like isoform X2 yields MVAIRYPTWSSADPLTMEMNNIGDCSERILNLTLEIVCLLTGELFSPVKSGDQVTITIPPLYSMAAVTLSKGKILEVTRKMIGLLTGEVPIRCQDVTVYFSMEEWEYLEGHKHLYKDVMMEDHQTLTSPDVPGGAETIHRCYTMKDELDQRED; encoded by the exons ATGGTGGCAATCCGATACCCGACCTGGTCATCCGCTGATCCGCTGACGATGGAGATGAATAACATTGGTGACTGCTCCGAGAGGATCTTAAACCTCACCCTGGAGATCGTCTGCCTGCTcaccggagag CTTTTTTCTCCAGTCAAGTCCGGTGACCAGGTGACCATTACCATTCCTCCACTCTATTCCATGGCAGCTGTGACACTCAGCAAGGGGAAGATTCTAGAAGTCACACGGAAGATGATTGGGctcctgacgggagag gttcctataaggtgtcaggatgtcactgtgtatttctccatggaggagtgggagtatttagaaggacacaagcacctctacaaggacgtcatgatggaggaccaccagaccctcacatcaccgg atGTGCCGGGAGGGGCTGAAACAATCCATCGGTGTTATACTATGAAGGATGAATTGGACCAGAGAGAAGATTGA
- the LOC140339077 gene encoding gastrula zinc finger protein XlCGF48.2-like isoform X2 — MLSNLPRMEEDRGHMTETILDLTLEIIYLLTGEKYAAVKMASIEGLLQGMYPAVSGEQSSLIKGSLPLSLTSKRCNDKKILEVTQKMIELLTGEDFRRESRCFQKGVMMKNFQNFPALDLSRRADASETSHAIKEDTKDDGVLDRGVNMKADNAMVSVKEESDSKEDGDFCTHGRLTKNKEGSSENKIIPDAEGRTCIKEESGNEDLGTEYIAFRIKEESFSEDEGHFSERNARTDLAGSQAYIRRAQEGIVKSPGDGNIGNSQSATSSQPPSPGGESKTFRCAECQKSFSKSTNLTVHQRIHSGEKPYTCSECGKSFNQKSVLISHQQTHTGLRPYTCSECGKSFTKRTNLTVHQRIHSGEKPYLCSECGKSFTQKSGLICHQRTHTGERPYSCPDCGKCFTSSSHLRLHQRGHSTHTSRETQC; from the exons ATGCTGAGCAATCTGCCAAGGATGGAAGAGGATCGGGGTCACATGACTGAGACTATATTAgacctcaccctggagatcatctacctgctgaccggagag AAATATGCAGCGGTGAAGATGGCATCCATCGAGGGCCTCCTACAAGGAATGTATCCAGCTGTGTCCGGGGAACAGAGCAGCCTCATCAAAGGATCTTTGCCCCTCTCCCTGACAAGTAAGAGATGCAATGACAAAAAGATTCTAGAGGTCACCCAAAAGATGATTGAGCTCCTAACGGGAGAG GATTTTAGAAGAGAATCCAGATGTTTTCAGAAAGGTGTCATGATGAAGAATTTCCAGAACTTTCCAGCACTAG ATTTGTCCAGAAGAGCTGATGCTTCAGAGACGTCGCATGCTATAAAGGAGGACACAAAAGATGATGGTGTTTTGGACAGAGGGGTTAATATGAAGGCGGACAATGCCATGGTCAGTGTTAAAGAGGAATCCGACTCCAAGGAAGATGGTGACTTTTGTACTCATGGAAGACTGACTAAGAATAAGGAGGGCTcatctgaaaacaaaattattccCGATGCAGAGGGACGCACTTGCATCAAGGAAGAATCAGGGAATGAAGACCTTGGGACAGAGTACATAGCATTTCGGATTAAAGAGGAATCATTTTCAGAAGACGAAGGACATTTCTCAGAACGAAACGCACGCACAGACTTAGCTGGATCTCAAGCTTATATTAGGAGAGCACAAGAAGGAATTGTAAAATCTCCTGGGGATGGAAACATAGGAAATTCTCAATCAGCCACCTCATCCCAGCCACCGTCACCAGGTGGCGAGTCAAAGACCTTCAGATGTGCCGAGTGCCAAAAAAGCTTTTCCAAAAGCACTAACCTGACCGTCCACCAGCGCATCCATTCCGGGGAGAAGCCATATACGTGCTCGGAGTGCGGCAAGTCCTTTAATCAGAAGTCGGTACTGATCAGCCACCAGCAGACTCACACAGGTTTACGGCCTTACACGTGTTCTGAGTGCGGGAAGAGTTTTACCAAGAGGACAAACCTGACAGTTCACCAGAGAATACATTCTGGAGAAAAGCCATATCTGTGTTCAGAGTGCGGAAAATCCTTCACCCAGAAGTCAGGGTTGATATGCCACCAGCGAACTCACACCGGGGAACGGCCTTATTCCTGTCCCGACTGTGGAAAGTGCTTTACCAGCAGCTCCCACCTCCGTTTACATCAGAGAGGACACTCCACCCACACTAGCCGAGAGACGCAAtgttag